Proteins from a single region of Xiphias gladius isolate SHS-SW01 ecotype Sanya breed wild chromosome 2, ASM1685928v1, whole genome shotgun sequence:
- the kmt2e gene encoding inactive histone-lysine N-methyltransferase 2E isoform X6, translating into MSIVIPVGVDTADTSYLDMAAGSDRPESVEASPVVVEKSSYPHQIYSSSSHHSHSYIGLPYADHNYGARPPPTPPASPPPSMLIRQGEGGLFVPGGQDEASRGTTLSTSEDGSYGADITRCICGFTHDDGYMICCDKCSAWQHIDCMGIDRQNIPETYLCERCQPRHLDRERAILLQTRKRECLSDGDTSATESGDEVPLELYSTFQHTPTTITLTTGRLGNKQADKKRKKSGEKEPPASSARAKKAFREGSRKSSRVKGAAPEQEPTEHPSLWENKIKTWMERYEEASSNQYSEDVQVLLRVKEQGDGKSLAYNTHPASFKPPVESQVQKNKKILKAVRDLAPDSLIIEYRGKFMLRQQFEANGYFFKRPYPFVLFYSKFDGLEMCVDARSFGNEARFIRRSCTPNSEVRHVIEDGMLHLYIYSLRPITKGTEITIGFDFDYGSCKYKVDCACVRGNQECPVLKHNLEPTENLGSGGRRRGSRKDKETVRDDQGQNQNMGLDGEGKGKSVGDGKQRKLSPLRLSISNNQTREERKMEAILQAFARMEKREKRREQALERIGSVKSEVGGRSDIKEEPPATPETADSPAVIQPLLEVKEEPGLKPAKVKGSRNRKSFSRNRTHIGQQRRRARTISACSDLPPGSPAESVEPLTNEAPEGETPSAPEPEAISSQAPDTSPPHSSSPAPDRNRTGSKNFKTKKHFVSEWVGEKQQDRIAVRTPEPAPERPLRISSDPEVLATQLNALPGMACSPQVYSTPKHYVRFSSPFLANRSPTTPGVPTGRRRSRELPETPPTTGSCKKRWLKQALEEEGSTSPARRPSFFMPSEGPLSPSINGDSDSPLPYNGTCSLPELPTPLKKRRLSPLDACMSESSTPYGSPCATPTRADQSETPATPVLLATPPRPRTEESSTEPLPSTPTQTLSAPQESESSLESSPEVSRKPSVQEADRPPSLVSSPCIRAHSSDGLPTEAKVSVPESPQPPPAESVDCGDDRADGGVVEGSVEASSSAETCASSFPGWIKSPDRGPTGPAGLNFSPVNSNLRDLTPSHTLEPLAAPFRSEAAAGTAAGPTAGTGSLVGSQAPFSEGQGQLFYTCSEEGSSLGFSRSLNGDATGEVGGSAQNPPQKKKVSLLEYRKRQREARRSGSKTECSSPVSTVPPLTVDAFPVALETTSEPPLPPTPAALCNTAIAPTTTTIKDPQTNEEAESGGEKGEREGGEGQWTSSTSVEQARERSYHRALLLSKDKDTDGETEGGDTPSLRDCPSPSLQKTPTHTPCSPGPLAQPPGRSAKEEDGDGQSRTPNPTSQPPSKPAGLKPAPLTPTKLHATQLPSSPVHYPGSSLLHSPKPQPQGSPYRSQRALFSAQPQNQPQPQAQTGPAPFTQYNSQSAPPPPPPPPPAPSTSTAYFPSQSPSPAGPFPGFKPAVTSQYPPGSQPLMQTLPHSVHYQSSAAPPPPPPPPPHPMPGPTLLHVNLQPPPIQQHQLIMTTAPPPPPPPQGQTSQQQQQQQPPNGSTLLSLTPPPPPPPPPPAPSTNPPLQPHHFQNLGGFQPALLHPGTTANPSLPQSTYPPPLQQTGLPPPPPPPPQQSQQGQAQAAASQMPSGTRGAPASSTPFHNSGYLSTGWH; encoded by the exons ATGAGCATAGTCATCCCAGTAGGGGTGGACACAGCAGACACCTCATACCTGGACATGGCTGCGGGCTCAGA CAGACCAGAATCGGTGGAGGCCAGCCCTGTGGTGGTGGAAAAGTCCAGCTACCCACACCAGATCTACAGCAGCAGTTCACACCATTCCCACAGTTACATTGGCCTGCCTTACGCT GACCATAACTATGGGGCGCGGCCCCCACCTACGCCGCCggcctcccctcccccctccatGTTGATTCGACAAGGAGAGGGAGGGTTGTTTGTTCCAGGGGGCCAGGACGAAGCATCCAGGGGCACCACGCTCAGCACCTCAGAAGATGGCAGCTACGGGGCTGACATCACCCGCTGCATCTGTGGCTTCACCCACGATGATGGCTACATGATCTGCTGTGACAAGTGCAG TGCCTGGCAGCATATAGACTGCATGGGCATCGACAGGCAGAACATTCCTGAGACCTACCTGTGTGAACGGTGCCAACCACGGCACCTGGATAGAGAGAGGGCCATCCTGCTGCAGACCAGGAAGCGAGAATGTTTGTCTG ATGGGGACACCAGTGCTACAGAGAGTGGAGATGAGGTGCCGCTAGAGCTGTACTCCACCTTCCAACACACACCTACCACCATCACCCTGACTACTGGGCGCCTTGGCAATAAACAGGCCGATAAAAAACGTAAAAAGAGTGGTGAAAAGGAGCCTCCAGCATCCTCTGCCCGCGCTAAGAAG GCCTTCCGAGAGGGGTCCAGAAAGTCCTCCAGAGTAAAG GGTGCAGCTCCAGAGCAGGAGCCAACAGAGCACCCGTCTCTTTGGGAGAACAAGATCAAGACGTGGATGGAGCGTTATGAGGAGGCCAGCAGCAATCAGTACAGTGAGGACGTCCAGGTCCTGTTGCGTGTTAAAGAGCAAGGCGACGGCAAGAGCCTGGCCTACAACACGCATCCAGCCTCTTTCAAGCCACCTGTTGAG AGTCAAGttcagaaaaacaagaagattCTAAAGGCGGTGCGAGACTTGGCCCCAGACTCCCTTATCATTGAGTACAGGGGAAAGTTCATGCTTCGACAGCAGTTCGAGGCCAATGGATACTTCTTCAAGAG GCCATACCcatttgtcttattttattctaaatttGACGGACTGGAGATGTGCGTGGACGCTCGCAGCTTTGGCAATGAAGCGCGCTTCATCCGTCGCTCCTGCACCCCCAATTCTGAA GTGCGGCACGTCATTGAAGATGGCATGctgcatttatacatttactcattGAGGCCTATCACCAAGGGCACAGAGATCACCATTGGCTTTGATTTTGACTATGGCAGCTG TAAATACAAGGTGGATTGTGCGTGTGTAAGGGGGAACCAGGAGTGCCCAGTGCTCAAGCACAACCTAGAGCCCACAGAGAACCTGGGCTCTGGGGGCCGGCGCCGAGGGAGTCGCAAGGACAAGGAGACAGTCCGGGATGATCAGGGTCAGAACCAGAACATGGGTTTGGACGGCGAGGGGAAGGGCAAGAGTGTAGGCGATGgcaaacagagaaaactttCTCCTCTCCGCCTCTCCATCTCAAACAACCAG ACAcgagaagagaggaagatggaggcTATCCTGCAAGCCTTTGCCCGcatggagaagagagagaaacgcAGGGAGCAGGCCCTGGAGCGAATCGGTAGTGTCAAGTCAGAGGTTGGGGGCCGCAGCGACATCAAGGAAGAGCCTCCAGCCACACCTGAGACAGCAGATTCCCCAGCTGTCATACAG CCACTTCTGGAGGTGAAAGAGGAGCCAGGACTAAAGCCGGCAAAGGTCAAAGGCTCGAGAAACAGGAAAAGTTTCTCGAGAAACCGCACGCACATTGGCCAACAGCGCCGGCGAGCTCGCACCATCAGCGCTTGTTCTGACTTGCCCCCAGGCTCTCCAGCTGAGTCTGTGGAACCCCTGACCAATGAAGCCCCTGAAGGAGAAACCCCCAGCGCACCAGAACCGGAGGCCATCTCTTCCCAAGCACCAGACACCAGCCCTCCGCACAGCAGCTCACCTGCACCTGACAGAAACCGCACCGGGAGCAAGAACTTCAAAACTAAAAAG CACTTTGTCAGTGAATGGGTGGGAGAGAAGCAGCAGGACCGTATTGCAGTGCGAACCCCAGAGCCGGCCCCAGAGAGACCACTGAGAATAAGCAGTGACCCTGAGGTGCTCGCCACACAGCTGAACGCTCTACCAGGTATGGCCTGCTCGCCGCAGGTTTACAGCACGCCCAAACACTACGTCCGCTTCTCGTCCCCATTCCTGGCGAACCGCAGCCCCACCACTCCTGGAGTCCCCACAGGAAGACGGCGATCCAGGGAACTGCCAGAAACGCCACCAACCACGGGCTCCTGCAAGAAG CGATGGTTGAAGCAGGCTCTAGAGGAGGAGGGCTCCACGAGCCCAGCCAGACGACCGAGCTTCTTCATGCCCAGTGAGGGCCCTCTCAGCCCCTCCATTAATGGAGACTCTGATAGTCCTCTACCCTACAATGGCACCTGCTCGCTACCTG AGTTGCCCACACCTTTGAAAAAGCGGCGGTTGAGTCCGTTAGATGCCTGTATGTCCGAGAGCTCGACACCCTACGGCTCTCCTTGTGCCACGCCCACCAGGGCAGACCAATCGGAGACACCTGCAACACCTGTCTTATTGGCTACCCCACCACGTCCCAGAACAGAGGAGTCAAGTACAGAGCCCTTGCCCAGCACCCCAACACAGACACTTAGTGCCCCTCAGGAG AGTGAATCTTCACTGGAGAGCTCACCAGAGGTCAGCCGGAAACCCAGTGTGCAAGAG GCCGATCGCCCACCTTCGTTGGTCTCCTCTCCATGCATCAGGGCCCACAGCTCAGATGGACTCCCGACAGAAGCCAAGGTGTCTGTCCCAGAGAGTCCACAGCCTCCACCTGCGGAGTCTGTGGACTGCGGAGATGACAGGGCCGATGGTGGGGTTGTAGAAGGCAGTGTTGAGGCTTCCTCGTCTGCAGAAACATGTGCTTCCTCTTTTCCTGGCTGGATAAAAAGCCCAGATAGAGGCCCGACTGGACCAGCTGGCCTGAACTTCTCCCCAGTCAACTCAAACTTAAGGGACCTCACCCCCTCACACACCCTAGAGCCTCTGGCAGCTCCCTTCAGGTCTGAGGCTGCAGCTGGGACTGCAGCAGGGCCCACAGCAGGCACGGGGTCATTGGTTGGCTCTCAGGCACCCTTCAGCGAAGGCCAGGGGCAGCTCTTTTACACCTGCTCTGAGGAGGGAAGTTCACTCGGGTTCTCACGCTCACTGAACGGGGATGCCACCGGCGAGGTAGGAGGGTCAGCTCAGAACCCTCCACAGAAGAAAAAG GTTTCCCTGCTAGAATACAGGAAACGCCAACGAGAAGCTCGTCGCAGCGGCTCCAAGACGGAGTGCAGCTCTCCTGTTTCCACCGTGCCGCCTCTGACCGTGGACGCCTTCCCTGTTGCCCTAGAGACCACCAGTGAGCCTCCTCTACCCCCTACTCCCGCAGCTCTCTGCAACACCGCCATcgcccccaccaccaccactataAAGGACCCCCAAACAAATGAGGAGGCGGAGTCTggtggagagaaaggagagagggaaggaggagaagggcAGTG GACGTCGTCGACTTCTGTAGAGCAGGCCCGAGAACGGAGCTACCACAGAGCTCTGCTGCTCAGCAAAGATAAAGACACAG ATGGTGAGACAGAGGGTGGCGATACACCTTCACTGAGAGATTGTCCTTCGCCAAGTCTTCAAAAGACCCCGACCCACACG cccTGCTCTCCCGGTCCTCTCGCCCAGCCTCCCGGTCGGTCAGCGAAGGAGGAAGACGGCGATGGTCAATCTCGGACGCCAAATCCAACAAGCCAGCCGCCGAGCAAGCCTGCAGGACTTAAGCCGGCTCCTCTGACCCCCACCAAGCTACATGCCACCCAATTGCCCTCCTCTCCGGTCCACTACCCTGGATCCTCACTCCTCCACTCTCCCAAGCCTCAGCCTCAGGGCTCGCCCTACCGCAGCCAGAGGGCACTGTTCTCTGCTCAGCCTCAAAACCAGCCGCAGCCCCAGGCTCAGACTGGCCCTGCTCCTTTCACCCAGTATAATTCACAGAGtgctccaccaccaccacctcctcctccaccagcaccaTCGACCTCCACAGCATATTTTCCCAGCCAGAGCCCCTCACCTGCTGGACCCTTCCCTGGGTTTAAACCTGCTGTCACGTCCCAATACCCTCCTGGTTCTCAGCCCCTGATGCAGACTCTTCCCCACAGCGTGCACTATCAGAGCTCAGCTGCTCCACCGccgccacctcctccacctccgcACCCAATGCCTGGCCCCACCCTGCTGCACGTCAACCTGCAGCCTCCTCCCATCCAACAGCACCAGCTCATAATGACCACcgcccctcctccacctcctcccccacaGGGCCAGACCtcccaacagcagcagcagcagcagcctcctaACGGCAGCACGCTGCTGTCACTCACCCCTCCTCCGccgcctccacctcctcccccgGCACCATCAACCAACCCCCCGTTGCAGCCCCACCACTTTCAGAACTTAGGGGGGTTTCAGCCGGCATTGCTACACCCAGGCACCACTGCCAACCCTTCATTGCCCCAGTCTACGTACCCTCCACCCCTTCAGCAGACCGGactgcctccacctcctcctcctcctccccaacAGAGTCAACAAGGCCAGGCCCAGGCTGCCGCCTCCCAGATGCCTTCTGGGACTCGTGGAGCTCCTGCGTCATCGACGCCCTTCCACAACTCGGGGTACCTGAGCACAGGGTGGCACTGA
- the kmt2e gene encoding inactive histone-lysine N-methyltransferase 2E isoform X2: MSIVIPVGVDTADTSYLDMAAGSEPESVEASPVVVEKSSYPHQIYSSSSHHSHSYIGLPYADHNYGARPPPTPPASPPPSMLIRQGEGGLFVPGGQDEASRGTTLSTSEDGSYGADITRCICGFTHDDGYMICCDKCSAWQHIDCMGIDRQNIPETYLCERCQPRHLDRERAILLQTRKRECLSDGDTSATESGDEVPLELYSTFQHTPTTITLTTGRLGNKQADKKRKKSGEKEPPASSARAKKAFREGSRKSSRVKGAAPEQEPTEHPSLWENKIKTWMERYEEASSNQYSEDVQVLLRVKEQGDGKSLAYNTHPASFKPPVESQVQKNKKILKAVRDLAPDSLIIEYRGKFMLRQQFEANGYFFKRPYPFVLFYSKFDGLEMCVDARSFGNEARFIRRSCTPNSEVRHVIEDGMLHLYIYSLRPITKGTEITIGFDFDYGSCKYKVDCACVRGNQECPVLKHNLEPTENLGSGGRRRGSRKDKETVRDDQGQNQNMGLDGEGKGKSVGDGKQRKLSPLRLSISNNQDPELYEDLEDKTSVSNEVEMESEEQIAERRRKMANPAEQSHLPVGAASSWKGLKHKETREERKMEAILQAFARMEKREKRREQALERIGSVKSEVGGRSDIKEEPPATPETADSPAVIQPLLEVKEEPGLKPAKVKGSRNRKSFSRNRTHIGQQRRRARTISACSDLPPGSPAESVEPLTNEAPEGETPSAPEPEAISSQAPDTSPPHSSSPAPDRNRTGSKNFKTKKHFVSEWVGEKQQDRIAVRTPEPAPERPLRISSDPEVLATQLNALPGMACSPQVYSTPKHYVRFSSPFLANRSPTTPGVPTGRRRSRELPETPPTTGSCKKRWLKQALEEEGSTSPARRPSFFMPSEGPLSPSINGDSDSPLPYNGTCSLPELPTPLKKRRLSPLDACMSESSTPYGSPCATPTRADQSETPATPVLLATPPRPRTEESSTEPLPSTPTQTLSAPQESESSLESSPEVSRKPSVQEADRPPSLVSSPCIRAHSSDGLPTEAKVSVPESPQPPPAESVDCGDDRADGGVVEGSVEASSSAETCASSFPGWIKSPDRGPTGPAGLNFSPVNSNLRDLTPSHTLEPLAAPFRSEAAAGTAAGPTAGTGSLVGSQAPFSEGQGQLFYTCSEEGSSLGFSRSLNGDATGEVGGSAQNPPQKKKVSLLEYRKRQREARRSGSKTECSSPVSTVPPLTVDAFPVALETTSEPPLPPTPAALCNTAIAPTTTTIKDPQTNEEAESGGEKGEREGGEGQWTSSTSVEQARERSYHRALLLSKDKDTDGETEGGDTPSLRDCPSPSLQKTPTHTPCSPGPLAQPPGRSAKEEDGDGQSRTPNPTSQPPSKPAGLKPAPLTPTKLHATQLPSSPVHYPGSSLLHSPKPQPQGSPYRSQRALFSAQPQNQPQPQAQTGPAPFTQYNSQSAPPPPPPPPPAPSTSTAYFPSQSPSPAGPFPGFKPAVTSQYPPGSQPLMQTLPHSVHYQSSAAPPPPPPPPPHPMPGPTLLHVNLQPPPIQQHQLIMTTAPPPPPPPQGQTSQQQQQQQPPNGSTLLSLTPPPPPPPPPPAPSTNPPLQPHHFQNLGGFQPALLHPGTTANPSLPQSTYPPPLQQTGLPPPPPPPPQQSQQGQAQAAASQMPSGTRGAPASSTPFHNSGYLSTGWH; this comes from the exons ATGAGCATAGTCATCCCAGTAGGGGTGGACACAGCAGACACCTCATACCTGGACATGGCTGCGGGCTCAGA ACCAGAATCGGTGGAGGCCAGCCCTGTGGTGGTGGAAAAGTCCAGCTACCCACACCAGATCTACAGCAGCAGTTCACACCATTCCCACAGTTACATTGGCCTGCCTTACGCT GACCATAACTATGGGGCGCGGCCCCCACCTACGCCGCCggcctcccctcccccctccatGTTGATTCGACAAGGAGAGGGAGGGTTGTTTGTTCCAGGGGGCCAGGACGAAGCATCCAGGGGCACCACGCTCAGCACCTCAGAAGATGGCAGCTACGGGGCTGACATCACCCGCTGCATCTGTGGCTTCACCCACGATGATGGCTACATGATCTGCTGTGACAAGTGCAG TGCCTGGCAGCATATAGACTGCATGGGCATCGACAGGCAGAACATTCCTGAGACCTACCTGTGTGAACGGTGCCAACCACGGCACCTGGATAGAGAGAGGGCCATCCTGCTGCAGACCAGGAAGCGAGAATGTTTGTCTG ATGGGGACACCAGTGCTACAGAGAGTGGAGATGAGGTGCCGCTAGAGCTGTACTCCACCTTCCAACACACACCTACCACCATCACCCTGACTACTGGGCGCCTTGGCAATAAACAGGCCGATAAAAAACGTAAAAAGAGTGGTGAAAAGGAGCCTCCAGCATCCTCTGCCCGCGCTAAGAAG GCCTTCCGAGAGGGGTCCAGAAAGTCCTCCAGAGTAAAG GGTGCAGCTCCAGAGCAGGAGCCAACAGAGCACCCGTCTCTTTGGGAGAACAAGATCAAGACGTGGATGGAGCGTTATGAGGAGGCCAGCAGCAATCAGTACAGTGAGGACGTCCAGGTCCTGTTGCGTGTTAAAGAGCAAGGCGACGGCAAGAGCCTGGCCTACAACACGCATCCAGCCTCTTTCAAGCCACCTGTTGAG AGTCAAGttcagaaaaacaagaagattCTAAAGGCGGTGCGAGACTTGGCCCCAGACTCCCTTATCATTGAGTACAGGGGAAAGTTCATGCTTCGACAGCAGTTCGAGGCCAATGGATACTTCTTCAAGAG GCCATACCcatttgtcttattttattctaaatttGACGGACTGGAGATGTGCGTGGACGCTCGCAGCTTTGGCAATGAAGCGCGCTTCATCCGTCGCTCCTGCACCCCCAATTCTGAA GTGCGGCACGTCATTGAAGATGGCATGctgcatttatacatttactcattGAGGCCTATCACCAAGGGCACAGAGATCACCATTGGCTTTGATTTTGACTATGGCAGCTG TAAATACAAGGTGGATTGTGCGTGTGTAAGGGGGAACCAGGAGTGCCCAGTGCTCAAGCACAACCTAGAGCCCACAGAGAACCTGGGCTCTGGGGGCCGGCGCCGAGGGAGTCGCAAGGACAAGGAGACAGTCCGGGATGATCAGGGTCAGAACCAGAACATGGGTTTGGACGGCGAGGGGAAGGGCAAGAGTGTAGGCGATGgcaaacagagaaaactttCTCCTCTCCGCCTCTCCATCTCAAACAACCAG GATCCTGAGTTATATGAGGATCTAGAAGACAAAACCTCCGTTAGCAATGAAGTAGAGATGGAGTCAGAGGAGCAGattgcagagaggaggaggaagatg GCCAACCCAGCGGAGCAGTCCCATCTCCCTGTCGGGGCGGCTTCCAGCTGGAAGGGACTGAAACACAAGGAG ACAcgagaagagaggaagatggaggcTATCCTGCAAGCCTTTGCCCGcatggagaagagagagaaacgcAGGGAGCAGGCCCTGGAGCGAATCGGTAGTGTCAAGTCAGAGGTTGGGGGCCGCAGCGACATCAAGGAAGAGCCTCCAGCCACACCTGAGACAGCAGATTCCCCAGCTGTCATACAG CCACTTCTGGAGGTGAAAGAGGAGCCAGGACTAAAGCCGGCAAAGGTCAAAGGCTCGAGAAACAGGAAAAGTTTCTCGAGAAACCGCACGCACATTGGCCAACAGCGCCGGCGAGCTCGCACCATCAGCGCTTGTTCTGACTTGCCCCCAGGCTCTCCAGCTGAGTCTGTGGAACCCCTGACCAATGAAGCCCCTGAAGGAGAAACCCCCAGCGCACCAGAACCGGAGGCCATCTCTTCCCAAGCACCAGACACCAGCCCTCCGCACAGCAGCTCACCTGCACCTGACAGAAACCGCACCGGGAGCAAGAACTTCAAAACTAAAAAG CACTTTGTCAGTGAATGGGTGGGAGAGAAGCAGCAGGACCGTATTGCAGTGCGAACCCCAGAGCCGGCCCCAGAGAGACCACTGAGAATAAGCAGTGACCCTGAGGTGCTCGCCACACAGCTGAACGCTCTACCAGGTATGGCCTGCTCGCCGCAGGTTTACAGCACGCCCAAACACTACGTCCGCTTCTCGTCCCCATTCCTGGCGAACCGCAGCCCCACCACTCCTGGAGTCCCCACAGGAAGACGGCGATCCAGGGAACTGCCAGAAACGCCACCAACCACGGGCTCCTGCAAGAAG CGATGGTTGAAGCAGGCTCTAGAGGAGGAGGGCTCCACGAGCCCAGCCAGACGACCGAGCTTCTTCATGCCCAGTGAGGGCCCTCTCAGCCCCTCCATTAATGGAGACTCTGATAGTCCTCTACCCTACAATGGCACCTGCTCGCTACCTG AGTTGCCCACACCTTTGAAAAAGCGGCGGTTGAGTCCGTTAGATGCCTGTATGTCCGAGAGCTCGACACCCTACGGCTCTCCTTGTGCCACGCCCACCAGGGCAGACCAATCGGAGACACCTGCAACACCTGTCTTATTGGCTACCCCACCACGTCCCAGAACAGAGGAGTCAAGTACAGAGCCCTTGCCCAGCACCCCAACACAGACACTTAGTGCCCCTCAGGAG AGTGAATCTTCACTGGAGAGCTCACCAGAGGTCAGCCGGAAACCCAGTGTGCAAGAG GCCGATCGCCCACCTTCGTTGGTCTCCTCTCCATGCATCAGGGCCCACAGCTCAGATGGACTCCCGACAGAAGCCAAGGTGTCTGTCCCAGAGAGTCCACAGCCTCCACCTGCGGAGTCTGTGGACTGCGGAGATGACAGGGCCGATGGTGGGGTTGTAGAAGGCAGTGTTGAGGCTTCCTCGTCTGCAGAAACATGTGCTTCCTCTTTTCCTGGCTGGATAAAAAGCCCAGATAGAGGCCCGACTGGACCAGCTGGCCTGAACTTCTCCCCAGTCAACTCAAACTTAAGGGACCTCACCCCCTCACACACCCTAGAGCCTCTGGCAGCTCCCTTCAGGTCTGAGGCTGCAGCTGGGACTGCAGCAGGGCCCACAGCAGGCACGGGGTCATTGGTTGGCTCTCAGGCACCCTTCAGCGAAGGCCAGGGGCAGCTCTTTTACACCTGCTCTGAGGAGGGAAGTTCACTCGGGTTCTCACGCTCACTGAACGGGGATGCCACCGGCGAGGTAGGAGGGTCAGCTCAGAACCCTCCACAGAAGAAAAAG GTTTCCCTGCTAGAATACAGGAAACGCCAACGAGAAGCTCGTCGCAGCGGCTCCAAGACGGAGTGCAGCTCTCCTGTTTCCACCGTGCCGCCTCTGACCGTGGACGCCTTCCCTGTTGCCCTAGAGACCACCAGTGAGCCTCCTCTACCCCCTACTCCCGCAGCTCTCTGCAACACCGCCATcgcccccaccaccaccactataAAGGACCCCCAAACAAATGAGGAGGCGGAGTCTggtggagagaaaggagagagggaaggaggagaagggcAGTG GACGTCGTCGACTTCTGTAGAGCAGGCCCGAGAACGGAGCTACCACAGAGCTCTGCTGCTCAGCAAAGATAAAGACACAG ATGGTGAGACAGAGGGTGGCGATACACCTTCACTGAGAGATTGTCCTTCGCCAAGTCTTCAAAAGACCCCGACCCACACG cccTGCTCTCCCGGTCCTCTCGCCCAGCCTCCCGGTCGGTCAGCGAAGGAGGAAGACGGCGATGGTCAATCTCGGACGCCAAATCCAACAAGCCAGCCGCCGAGCAAGCCTGCAGGACTTAAGCCGGCTCCTCTGACCCCCACCAAGCTACATGCCACCCAATTGCCCTCCTCTCCGGTCCACTACCCTGGATCCTCACTCCTCCACTCTCCCAAGCCTCAGCCTCAGGGCTCGCCCTACCGCAGCCAGAGGGCACTGTTCTCTGCTCAGCCTCAAAACCAGCCGCAGCCCCAGGCTCAGACTGGCCCTGCTCCTTTCACCCAGTATAATTCACAGAGtgctccaccaccaccacctcctcctccaccagcaccaTCGACCTCCACAGCATATTTTCCCAGCCAGAGCCCCTCACCTGCTGGACCCTTCCCTGGGTTTAAACCTGCTGTCACGTCCCAATACCCTCCTGGTTCTCAGCCCCTGATGCAGACTCTTCCCCACAGCGTGCACTATCAGAGCTCAGCTGCTCCACCGccgccacctcctccacctccgcACCCAATGCCTGGCCCCACCCTGCTGCACGTCAACCTGCAGCCTCCTCCCATCCAACAGCACCAGCTCATAATGACCACcgcccctcctccacctcctcccccacaGGGCCAGACCtcccaacagcagcagcagcagcagcctcctaACGGCAGCACGCTGCTGTCACTCACCCCTCCTCCGccgcctccacctcctcccccgGCACCATCAACCAACCCCCCGTTGCAGCCCCACCACTTTCAGAACTTAGGGGGGTTTCAGCCGGCATTGCTACACCCAGGCACCACTGCCAACCCTTCATTGCCCCAGTCTACGTACCCTCCACCCCTTCAGCAGACCGGactgcctccacctcctcctcctcctccccaacAGAGTCAACAAGGCCAGGCCCAGGCTGCCGCCTCCCAGATGCCTTCTGGGACTCGTGGAGCTCCTGCGTCATCGACGCCCTTCCACAACTCGGGGTACCTGAGCACAGGGTGGCACTGA